A window of Natator depressus isolate rNatDep1 chromosome 3, rNatDep2.hap1, whole genome shotgun sequence genomic DNA:
GAAGACAAGCTGCTGTTGTAGTATTTGAAAAATACAGTTGCTGAACTGTAACCTCTTGAATCATAGGAAGAGATTTGAATGAGAGGTCACTGAAAAGAGATATATAGCACGTGATAGCTACCTAGTATGTGTTAGTTTAAGGCTTTGGGGAGTTATTGCTTTAATCTTGAATCAAGGTGCTAATATGAAAATAAGTAAAAACTAGGTTAGAGTATAGTGTACTTCTATTACCCAGGATATAGAACAACATCGTATATCAGAAGTGCTCAAATATTGACCCACCAAGGGCTGCAGTAAGCTACCTAAATACTCACATCAGATAAAACAGAGCAGATTGCACTTGCCCTCATCTTTAACAGGGAAGGGCAGCCAAGTGACACTACAGGTTCCAGCATGTAACTCTTCATTCTCTTGGGCGGAGCTGGATCCTCTTGTAGTAATATGCAGTTGTGCTAGTCCCACAGGTCAGACTTTGGCTGCCTCCGGTGAACAAAACACAAATTCCAGAATCTGTATAATGGGTTCTGATGAATCtaaggtatattttaaaaaactttgtgGAGAACAAacagtgagtgaggtaatatcttttattggaccaaattcagctagtgagagagacaagctttggagctacactgagctcttcaggtctgtttaagcctgaaagcttgtctctcaccaactgaagttggtccaacaaaagatattacctcaccaaccttgtctctgtaatattcAGTGACCAGCACAGCTGCAACACTGCCTCCATTAGCTCTTGGCATATCAGATGTCACAAATATAGGTGCAGATAGCTATTTCACCTTGGCACAAATCTAGCCTTAGAAGAATGTGTGCAAATGAACAAAGGGCAGATGCTATTTCCCCCCCCTGTAAATGGCTCACATTTCCATTGCGCTGTGTCTTCTCACATATATGGTACCCAGGAGAATATACATTTGGGAGAGAAGTCAAAACAATGGTACTTTGCCACTGAAAACAAGGCACTGCATGGCTGAAATAGCTTTTGGGGGAAATTCAAGAGTAGAATGTTTAGTGAGATGAAAATAAAGCAACAAAGGCTTTGGTTGTGCTGCGTATGTGCAGAGCATCATAAAGGGAGGCATGGAACtgcattgtgccagaggagcctTAGCTGTACCCTATTCTGGGGTGCAGCTCCTATCTCCACACTATGAGGATGACTGTCAGAGGGGTAGACCTATGGGGCTGCCTCTTCCACTGTCCTATCTTACCCTCATTGGGATGCTGTGGATGGAGACCTAGGAGAGCAGAGACAGAACAGTCCATGTGTTCTCTCAAAAAAAGGGGCTGCAATTCTATCTGGCTTTAACGCGGTGGGTTGGGGGAGGCTGTTCATGATCTTATTTGCCCTCCTTTCTGTCCTCCTCTGCCCTGCACGTAAGGCCATGCACAATCTGTCCCAAAGTTCTCAGGGTGTTTAATGCTGGCTTAAAATGCTATGGCTCTTCAGTAAAAAAAAACTACACCACTCCACTCAGCAGTACCTGGTAACACATTTGGAAGAAAGGCCAAGAAATGACCTGTCATGTAGATTGAACTACCCTCTCACTCCTAGCCTCTCTCGCTCAGCAAGGCACCCTGGTGAGCAGAGTGAGGAAGCTTGCTCCATGCATGGCTGTGACCTGCCTGTTCTCTGTTAATAAGCAAAGGACTTCCATCTCTGTGGTGGTCAGTCTGGAACCCATCACCAACACTAAACTAACTAATAAATCACTGAGCATAGAATCtatcagggttcaaaaaaagactGGCCATTTATATAGATATCAGAAACAGCCGCAGTTGTAATATAAGGGATTTAAAcagaaaaacccaaaacaaactgTAAGAGTTCTGAAAGGCATCTGAACTACTTGTGCTTCAAGGCATGAACCAAAGTTATAACTTATTCTCATAACTTATAACTAAAACCCTGTCTCTGTCTGAaacagctggtactggccactgtcagacaggattttggactagatggaccaccgGGCTGGTCTAggctggcaattcctatgttcctaaatgaaaaataaatacagggtTTGGTTTGGGGAGAACAAATGACTTTATCCTAGTTCATCTTCTAGTACATTATATTGGGCCAAaacctgaagtccttactcagttaAAAGTGAAGCCATTGGGTGCCTTGTCTAATGAAGGAttgagtaaagacttcaggatttttCACACTGTAACTTGAGAAATAAAGGGATATCTAGCACTGTAGTATATTACAGTATCATTCTTTAATAATATGTCTAACATCTTTCTGGATATCACATATCTCTAGGGTTAAAGCTTGAGTAGCATATTCATATTTCAAAGGCTTATTTTCTGAATTCTATACAACTACCTTTTGCTTATCAGCCACAACAACTTCTCAGTTGCCTAGTAGGTTATAATTTTAGCCATTCACAATGTGTTTTGCTATGTAATTCAGCTAAATCTCCAAATTCTTGTGTTCATCTCAATAATTTATTACCCTGCTTGTCCACTAGATGCCAGTCTCTGTCTTTTCCTGCTCTGGAAGTACAGTATTAGATGATGCGGAGAAGAATATCTCTGTTATAGTCAAATAAAAACAGGACCTTGGGCCAGCTGGTGTGAACTGATGAAGCTCAACTGACTCCATGGGAACTATGATAGTCTaatccatctgaggatctggcccctgttGTATAAATCAGTTACGctttttttctgaaaaggaaaaagtTCGTGTTAGGTGCTGAAAACTAGTAAAAATCTTTCTATACCTTTCATAGGATTAACTTTAAAAGACAAGCAAATGTCTGGAGTGCctttctctctctgacccagccagttttgcctgagtgacaAATGCAGGCACATCTAAATCTAAAATCTTGTCTACACCAGAGAAATGCACAGTGCTATGAATCTTTTGGTTCTTCTAGCATGATTATAAAATGCCTTGCATCCCTACACACAAGTGTTTCCAGTAGCATATATACCATACCAGATTAGACTTGCTTTTGGCAAATCTAAATACCGTTTCAGTGCTAATGGAGATAGCACAAACAGTTAAATATTCCTCTTCCTTCTGTCTTGCAGTGCACCTGAAGCTATTCAAAATCTTCCAGAATTCACTGCCTCTGGCATATATTCTGGGAACTAAGGAGGAAGTACCCAGAGGGCACTGTGACTGAAATGGCTTAGAACACACCAGTGTTGATGAGGGACAAAACTGCAACAATGCAGAACAAAAGTCAGCATGATGAGTGTGAGCATACTCCAACTATGTTTCAATTTGGGAATGGTTTGACTTCGTATTGTAGACATGGCCAAAGTGTAATTAGCATCTGAAAGGCCAGATCCTATAATTTCACTCCTAAATTCCTACAATCTGCTTCTGCTCACCTAATGGGCAATCCACAATACAATTACAGCTGTATCGAAATCCAATTGCCAAGAGTTATCTTCTGACACAGGAAAAATACAGTTTCATTCTTTTAGTGCAGATGTAACATTAATCATGTTCCTGAATTCTGTTAAAGCTTTGAATGTGTGAAGAGCTTTAGCACACTTTGGGACCAGGTTCTCTAAAGAAATTTCTGGTATTTCCTGGTTCCGGTCAGACTGAAAATACTGTAAGAATGCGGTAGGTTTTGGTACTTCCATCTATGGGCATATGTGAATTAGAAGGAGGGGAAAAAGTGGAAAATTggataaaaaaaagttaactgagCTATTTTTCTCAGATTCTCCTTGGTTTTGGGGCAAAGCCTTGCATTGGTATTTCATCCTAACTGGCTGGACATTTTTGGGGGGGTAACTATATGCCTCCATATGGAAGTAAAATATAGTACCTTATGAATGAGTTAAAACCACATTTTAGCTTTGTTTCTAAAGAAGCTGGGGATTCAGGGATAGAGTACAAAGTCAGGAAGGTGGGATCAAGTTACATGGTGGGATGGAATATTCCTGTTCTTTGACTTGTTTTGTGACCTTAATATTTAGCATAACAGCTAGGGTGCTTTCTTACAGCACAGTGTTTGGTAAAGACgttacactacaagaaggaatgCAAATGATCTAACTGCTGTTTGCTATTTCTAGTTGCCTGTCCAAAAACCAGTTTTCTGAATTGACTCCCTTTCTTTGTGATTCAAACAACTGGATTCTGTTCAAAAAGCTTATTTGTTCCTATGTGGTTACAGATCATTAAAAGTGGCTCATTCTTAAAGAGTTTCTTAATGGGTGTCTTTTTTATGTTTGTTAGTTATGAGGAATCTGACAAAATTCCATCTGGAGAACAATGCTTGCCTCATATGATGGGGATGTAATCCATGTCTGTAGTTCGCATCTGTATTGTGTTAGAATGCTGAGCTGCAAACCGTGCAAATGCATCGTGGTTGCCCATGGTACAAAATACTGAAATGGGGAAAGTAGCTCATGCTTTTTGACAAGTCAGTTGACACTCTGGTCTGCAGCCAGGTAGATTGCTTCTTCTAATGGCTAACTGAGTAGTGTTCATTAAATCAGTGTCAGATATGTGGTGGTGTTCTAATTACTATAGTATTAATGTAGCAGAACATTCATTTGAATGAATATACTTAAATACAGtaaacaagttttttaaaaatgctgtcaCAGCAAATCCGTGTGGTAGAGCTTTCTGAAGAAGCAAAGAAGatggaaactgattttttttaaattaacttattTCCTTTTTACTGCCCCATTCCTAGAACATGATTCCTGTTATGGTCACTTTCTGCTTTTACTGATCTCTAAATCATAAGCATGAGGGCAGAAAGCAGGGAACAATATTAAGGTTGAGAGGCCTACATTTTTACCTATGTGTACTCTTATGATTCCATATCATTTAAACATGGACTTCTTGAAACCAGAAAATGTGTGTCTTTGGAAGGAAGTGCTACAACCATACAATGCATAATTACATTCCCATGAGGCCCTTCAACAACGTATTCAGGATACTGGGTTTCTCTACTAATGTGGCTGCACCCATCTATGTTACAAAATGACAGTCATGACTGGTCTTGGGGTGAGAGAAATGAAGATCTTAGTGTATTACAGTTACACATGAAGTTGTTGACTTTTTACATAATacttcaaagaagagccacaactTGTCAAGCAACTTATAAGCAGCATCACTTTTGGCAGTTATGACCTCGAGTGACAATATTAAGTGTTCATTAGAAATGTAACAACATAGGGAATTTTCATCCAGGTACAGTATTTTGTATCAATTTTTACCTAATTTGAACTTTTTTTATTAGGAACACGAACAATGTCAAACACCAAACCTCTGTGGTCACTACTTCCATCACCCTGCCTGTTAGACAGTGATTATCTTTTCAAGTGTCTAATTCATAGAGCATTTACAGTGATAACTGTGGCTGAAGTCCaggtatgtttttgtttttcaggtaGAAATGACAGTTCTGCTATtattgggggaggtggggtggagctAAGGTAGTGGTTGCCTAAATAGTCCTTCTGGTTATGTGAATAGAGTGTTTCCAGAGTGAGCAGAGAGCTGCTACACCATATTCATAACCTGCAAGGAAAATACTGGAGAACGAGAGGAACTATTAGAGGCAGAGGATACCTAAAATATTTCAGATGGGGACAGAAAACAACTTCCTCAAGCCAGCTGAATTCCTCACATTTTGGGGAGGAAGTGGAAATGCTTCGGGGGCCCTATCCAGTGTCTACTGACTCACTGGAAAGaggctcattgacttcaacaggctttagATAACCCCAGTTAGACTGTCATTAATGCAGACTTGGTGCAGTGTCCGTTGACCCAAGttccaactgaaatcagtgggcatttgaaggtgctcagcatggTGCAGGCTCAAACTTTTTTTCAGCTGACAGTCTTGTCTAACTTCCCCAGGGAAATGCTGGGCTAAACTTGGCTTCCTGAAAGTGATTCTTGTTGGAGAATACCTGGATATCTGAAACACAAGAAAATACTTCAAATGCTGAAGTTGGTTTTAAAGTTCCTACTCTTAATAGACAAGAGTATAAATGTATGTTACTTTGATGAAGGAATTAATACAGGGTTGAAGTTCCTAGCTAGTATTTGGGGTACAGATGGCCCAACTCTTGACTTACTCTGTTTTGCTTACCTAAGATGGGTTTTAAGATATTATCATGCACCTTTTAATACCTGGCTCCCTTCATCAGttgatctcagagtgctttaccgAGGAGATCAGTATCAccattttaccaatggggaaaatggaggcacaacagtgaagtaacttgcccaaggccacccagcagaCCAGAGGTAGGACCAGGAATAGAATCAaggtctcctgaatctcagtgCAGGGCTCTATCCATTAAGCCACATTATAGTCCTCACAAACAGAAATCCCACTGGTTCAACAGAAGTTTTACCAGAGTAAAGACTTCTCGATTTGACCCCAAAATTAGACAGTTTCAATTTaatgatgcttttaaaaatatttgctatAATTTAGCTCAGAAGGAATCTAGGTGCTTAACTATTAAAAAGTCCAGTAACACTGAACAGCTTACATAGATGGTATCTCAGCACCTGCTATGCAATATCATGACAAGCATGGCATAAAAACCTAGAGAGCTGAAGTCTAAAGCTACTTAGTGCTATATACATGCCCTAGTTACTGATGAACCAGCTGTGCCTTAACAGTGTTGGGTTCAACACTCCAGGACCCCTATTTAAAGTTTGAAAGACTAAATCGCCTCCCATCTTTCACTGACCTACCAATGATTATGAGCTGGCAAGTTTGTGTTGGAATAGATATGAAGTTTTAAGTCTCAGTGTATTGATTTCTGGGGAACAAAAAACCCCCACTaacaaaacattgatttttttatatatcaCAAAATAAACCCTTGTTTTGATGAATAGGTAGGAAGAGAGTAGGGCTAGTGTCGGGCAAATGAAATTCCAAGTcatttatataaaaaatataataCTTTATTTTCAACTAGAAAGGTGCAAACATGTAACTTTTGGTCACACTTCTCAACAAATAACAAACTGTTCAAACAGCCACGgtcaaagaaagaaacaaatgcTCCCAGGTGGAAAAACTGATCAGCTACAGAAGAGCCATTCATTTTACTTAAAGCCATTTGTTCACTAAAGCCGAGGCAACCATATTTTTACCACACAAATGGATGCTTCCCAAGGATGCAGGCACCTCATCTTTCGCAAACAATCTCTGTCTTGAGTTTGATTCactggtcaccctaactgaacAATTTCCATTAGAGGATCTATTTCATGCTTTGAATGCATTGTCAGACAAGCTTTACGTCCTACCTATTTCtttcaaaacagacaaaaaagctAACATTAAAGTATCAAAGCATTAACAAAGGCACAAAACTTTAAATTAATTTAGATAActgtacatatatatacacacacacagtatttacAATATTAATAAAATCTAGCTTGTTACAGGCAAGTTAACTGCCACAAGCTGTCCAGTCAAATAGACATGATTCTGATTCTTCTTGAACAAGTCATCTGAATCAGTGTCAAAGCTGAAACATTACAGTCCTGACCAACAGAACACATTTTACTTAGCACCTTGCTGGGTAATTTACATTCCAGCCATCGCTGTCACTCAACCAGTGTCAGCAAACATGCTAAGGGTCTCTTCTTCAATTGCACTACTAGGTGGAACACACGTTACCATACTAAGGGAACATTGATCTTCCTGCATATGCCCCCTAGTACTCCCTAAACACCACTCCATGAACAGTGTCCTCTGAAGCTGTGCTTTGCTGTGGTCCCATGAGCCATTTTACTTTCTTCTTCAAACCAATGTTTGGGGTTGGAAGACAATTTGTCTTAGTCACATGGAGCAGTTTGAACTTTTTGGAAACAGATTTAAATACTTTGTGCTATCGAATCATGGTTACAAAATGAGATGCCAATCAGGTCAAGTTGAGAGCCTAGTGTCTCCTGCTTTATGCCATGTCTCCATACATCTTTCTGTAGTACAGAGACTCAAAGATGTCATTGTCTCCAGGGCAGTTGTAGTGGCATGCACAGGTCTTGATGAACATCATTCTCCTCTTCATGACCTCACCATCGGGGCATTTGAACTCCACAGGAAGAGTTGCTGTTCTGTGGGGGGTGCAGCAACGTCCATCAGTGCAGACCCCACAGAATTTAGCTCGATAGGTCTTCACACTGGTGCAGCCGGAGAGCTCAAACTTGATGGGCTTGGAGATTCTGGGGGTGCGAATACACTTTTTGCCTTTCTGTGGGGCAACAAATGAAAGAAGTTTAgaagcctttttttaaagattgtacAATTCCCATTCATATTTCTATCCATTAATTTCATCCTGTCGTATGCAAAGAGGTTAATGCTCTGATCCTCATGAAGGTTTCACATGCAAACAAGATAGTTTAAATAGCGTTCAAATGACATTATATTTATCGAATGGCTAAAATAGGTGCATTTATTTATAACTTAATTCTTAAATATTCACTACTGGGATAAGGCCTTATATAATATTTACTTGGTTCTGAAAGTGGCTAAGTTAGAGCTATACATCTTCTGTAAAACTGGATCTATGCTGAAACATCCTTAGAAGTGTATATTAGATGGGATATTTACCTTGatgttttcctccaggtcagcCTCACAAGGTCTGACCATGCAGAGTCTGCTTTGCTTCTCCAGTCTGCAGAAGGCATTGTCATTGGTGACTCTGGTGGAGATGCCCATTCCACAGGTCTTTGAGCAAGCACTCCATTCTGTGGTCTGGACCAGGCAGTTGGCACGCATCATCATTGCCTGATCTGGTCCATAAGTGTCTTCCGGTCTGTAAGCTGTGGAGCACAGGTCAACAGGATGAGATTGTGGCAGACAGCAATAGTGCAGCTGCTATCCTCTTAGTGTATTAATGCTGCATAAAGGTAGGTCATATTTGTCCTTGGTGTGATTCCACTGAAGGCACTGGAGTCACATCAGGGCTGAATCTGGTCCATTAGGATCATCATCACTGCACTGTGTATTTCAATCTATTGCAATGGAAGGCCAACAAAATTCATTAAGATCTCAACTCACCAGCTAGAGCGGGTCCAACCGCCGTCTGTTCTCGGAGCTCATTGCACACCCATTCCTCGCAGCACTTCCCGGGGAGCTTGACTCTTCGGGGGGAAGGGCAGTCTGGGCTGGGCAGCCGGACATCCATGCTGCACAGGGGCACGCACCCCACTGCCCCGTCCAGGCAAGTGCACTGGTACTTGCAGCTGCTCTGGAAGGACTCCCCGCTCCTGTACACCATCCCTCCGAACACACAAGGGGCGCCGTCCCGAGCtgcaggcagggagagagggacagCCGGGCATAAGCACTCCAGAATAGGCAGCAGCCCAGCGACTCAAGCTGCCACTGTGGCGAGGGCATGCAGCAGGACCTGGGGGAACCAGTAGTCTCCATGGCtcctgcttggggggggggggggggaaggaggctggACGACAAGATCACCCGAGTGCAATGGAGCTGGGCCCTGTAGAGAGGGCCCACTCTCCTGTGGAAGGCAGCcaaggggtggaggggtgggcaTGAACTGGGCTCTTAAACTGGGCAACATGAGGGGACTCTCGCACCCCAGATCTCGGCTTGCCCGTGCTGCGCCCCCTCCCCGCTcagtgccgcccccccccccccccgcagggagAAGCCGGGGCCCCCCGGACTCCACTTACCGGTGCACACGCCGATCTTGCGGTTGGCCGGCGAGCCGAAGTCGCAGAAGAGCCCCTTGTGGTGGTCGCAGGGGTCCCGCTCGGTGCACAGCTCGCCCAGCTGCTTGGCGCACACCCTGCAGCAGCCGCAGCCGTCCTGCACCAGGCTCACCCCGGCCGGGCAGGCGGGGGGCGGCCCCGCCCCGCACTGGCACTGCCCGCTGCAGTCCTGGCCGGACACctcctgcagggagaagggggagggggggtcggTCAGGGGAGCCCCCGGCTGGCAGCGCTTCGGCTCCCTGCGTCCCCAGCCTGAACCTCCCTCCAGTCCTGCCCTCGGGAGCCGgcccccggcggggggggggcacttacccAGCAGAGGAGCGCGACGAGCAGCGCCACGGCGAAGCTGCTGGGTCCCATCCGTGCGGCCAAGCTCGGCAATAGGCGGTGCAAAGGCTCctcagctgctctgtgctgcgGGCGGAGGGAGTCCGAGCCAGCGGGCCGCGGTGTGGCGCTGGGTTTCCTGCCTGCTGGCCAAGGCCGCCTGCTGTCCGAGAGCCTCGGCTGCGCGCCTCGCCACGGTCCCGTCTCTCTGGCAGGCGAGTTGTTCTATGGGTCTGAAGCAGGGAGCCTGGCTGCTTTTATACCCTCCAGGCGCCCCGGGCTCGCCAATCGGCTGAATGGAGTCCTACACAAACAGCGACATTCCTGACATTCCTCCCCACCTTCCTGCCTCATCAGCTCGCACCGGATTGATCCTGACCCCTTGACACGCAGCATTCCTCCTGTCTGCAAAAGCTGGCACACTTCAGCACACAAAAAAGGCGCTGTATTTCCATCCCCAAATGGCATTTCCCCCCCTTCCAGCCTCCTACTCCTGATTTTATGTGATGTAAAATActgtttaaaatgatttttttagatGACAAACCTCTGTTTCAAACGGCTTTTGCTTTGCCCACCCTACCTCCAAATTACATACATCATATTAACAGGCACTTCACTACAAGATACAAACTCCTGGGAATTCTGAACCAGCTGAGACGTCTTAAATATCTATATCTAGGATACATTTGAaccaccaccagcagccctgGTAACAAGAAAGGAGCTGTTTTAAAACCCACAGGCATTCAAAAGAAACTGCATGTAAAATCTGTTATGAACTCAGCATTCTTCATTAGGGAAGGAGAAACTTTTTCATACTaacttttgctgctgctgcttataATATTATCAGAGAGGGTGTAATTTAGAGGGAAAGGAATTAATGGATACTGTTAATCAAGTTTATTGGCCTATAATAGCTGAGACTAATTTGCTATAATTAAAAATTAACCTTTTACTTGGAGGGGAGGTTCCATTATTCTGTCTTTCAAGGAAGCACATTCTTTGATATTAAATTATTCCAGAGAAAAATACTCATCAATAGTAGATAAGAACCTGTTGTTCCATTCAACACAAGCGATTAATGCTGTGACAGGCAGCTAgttcaaggggggggggggagcagggagaaagGTTGTGGGGATGGTTGCTAGGAACAACCATgggaattctttttctttcttttttttttttttttcttggctagAAAATACAAGACActactaattttaaaaagtggattgCTCTCTACTGACTTGTTTGGAGAGTGGGTGACTAGCCTTCCCTAGATACACACTTTTTCAATTTTGGCAACCAGTTTTGGAGCACTGAACACTCTGGGCATTTTGTTACTACCAAAAAAAGTCATAATTATATCATGAGGACTGGTTATAAATTGAGTCTGTGTGCTACTGAATCATACTGAATATTTGAAATGTGTTCCTTCCCCAATAGATGTTCTCTATGAATAGAGAGAGTGCCTATTTACCCTGAAATACTTGGCACAATGAAGTGCGGCTGAAGCGTGGAAGAAGTGTCTCTTATTTCCCACTGCCTGCTTGCAGCTGTCATTTGTGAGTAACACATTCCT
This region includes:
- the CCN2 gene encoding CCN family member 2 translates to MGPSSFAVALLVALLCWEVSGQDCSGQCQCGAGPPPACPAGVSLVQDGCGCCRVCAKQLGELCTERDPCDHHKGLFCDFGSPANRKIGVCTARDGAPCVFGGMVYRSGESFQSSCKYQCTCLDGAVGCVPLCSMDVRLPSPDCPSPRRVKLPGKCCEEWVCNELREQTAVGPALAAYRPEDTYGPDQAMMMRANCLVQTTEWSACSKTCGMGISTRVTNDNAFCRLEKQSRLCMVRPCEADLEENIKKGKKCIRTPRISKPIKFELSGCTSVKTYRAKFCGVCTDGRCCTPHRTATLPVEFKCPDGEVMKRRMMFIKTCACHYNCPGDNDIFESLYYRKMYGDMA